A section of the Mycobacterium sp. 3519A genome encodes:
- a CDS encoding NB-ARC domain-containing protein — translation MPLPSGTVTFLLTDLEGSTRMWEHDPQAMRAAMVRHDEILEKTIAAHRGHVFSRMGDGMAAAFSTASDAVSAALAVKQALAEEDWRTAEPLRARIGLHTAEAVIVDDSGYTSLPINRCARLMAAAHGGQILISGATEALVLADLPEGLTLIDLGMHRLRDLGRPLRVYQLASAHHHEEFPPLRTLDSFPGNLPAQISSFIGRQAETSRVISALNASRLVTITGVGGVGKTRLAIQVAAELLPQFPDGAWLVELATVRDPAAVVEAVAAALHMTNRSTQSLEDSLIEALSQKQLLLVFDNCEHVLSPVARLVGRIERFCTGVVVLATSREGMAVEGEQMIALPPLESGEPGGDIERLVHTDAVKLFVERARHVKADFRLSPTNDRAVVEICQRLDGVPLAIELAAARVMVLSPPELLRRLDHRFQVLAGGRRGAVERHATLRAAIDWSYELLSPSEQRLLARMAVFTGGCSLEAVEEVCAGDPVKRDEVMDVVTSLVARSLVVAEDSFAGTRFRLLETIRQYSEERLSEWGETAHLVERHAQFYADLSARVAQHFYGPDQLVSARQMKLERDNLRAALANAIDTRNTALAVPLVTNLPNRTNTVSPIGELILIPASRVLKMPGAAEQPGYPRVLVAAAYDAHAGGDWDDVEDLCRRALEGGRNCPADNHGPRIEADVCAVQAMARLSAGAYADALALYIRAAELAGADGYPGLAAVYLAYGVSSAVLWGVGHDEAATHAERSVSLARRSGMPGAIMMGLNALALTLVDDDADRARELLRESIETGGAPGEEVSTGFVTACLVAGRLRDWRLALALSGRAMTLWRWSPALLQTAPCLALCARALVDEHPEVAAVLQGAAYATFQRMASAKAGKQRREQRQTGPNAHFIFSALREAADLASEAIGGDRLRQLRAEGAGMTMNEAVSYALANIDQKLLTGPIASIVR, via the coding sequence GTGCCGCTACCGTCGGGCACGGTGACCTTTCTGCTCACCGACCTCGAGGGGTCCACCCGGATGTGGGAACACGACCCGCAGGCGATGCGGGCCGCGATGGTGCGCCACGACGAGATCCTGGAGAAGACGATCGCAGCGCATCGCGGTCACGTCTTCTCCCGGATGGGTGACGGGATGGCGGCCGCGTTCTCGACGGCAAGCGACGCAGTGTCAGCGGCATTGGCAGTCAAACAGGCTCTGGCAGAGGAGGATTGGCGTACAGCGGAACCGCTGAGGGCGCGCATCGGGCTGCACACGGCAGAAGCGGTGATCGTCGATGACAGCGGCTATACCAGCCTTCCGATAAATCGCTGCGCCCGCCTGATGGCGGCGGCGCACGGTGGACAGATCCTTATCTCCGGCGCCACCGAGGCGCTCGTGCTCGCAGACCTTCCTGAGGGCCTGACACTGATCGACCTCGGTATGCACCGACTTCGCGATCTCGGCCGTCCGCTGCGGGTTTACCAACTCGCGTCCGCGCATCATCATGAGGAGTTTCCACCGCTTCGCACTCTGGATTCATTCCCGGGCAATTTGCCCGCCCAGATCAGTTCGTTCATCGGCCGGCAAGCGGAAACATCTCGAGTCATATCCGCGCTCAACGCATCGCGTCTGGTGACGATCACCGGAGTGGGTGGGGTCGGAAAAACACGGCTGGCCATTCAGGTTGCCGCCGAGCTACTTCCGCAATTTCCCGACGGTGCCTGGCTGGTCGAGTTGGCCACCGTACGCGACCCGGCAGCCGTGGTGGAAGCGGTCGCAGCGGCACTGCACATGACCAATCGCAGTACCCAAAGCCTCGAGGATTCCTTGATCGAAGCGTTGTCGCAGAAGCAGCTTCTGCTGGTGTTCGACAATTGTGAACACGTACTCTCGCCCGTCGCGCGGCTGGTCGGCCGAATCGAACGCTTCTGCACAGGCGTGGTGGTGCTGGCGACCAGCCGGGAGGGTATGGCCGTCGAAGGCGAACAGATGATCGCGCTGCCCCCGCTGGAATCCGGTGAACCGGGCGGCGATATCGAACGACTCGTCCACACCGATGCCGTCAAGTTGTTCGTCGAACGAGCCCGGCACGTCAAGGCCGATTTCAGGCTCAGCCCGACCAACGACCGCGCTGTGGTAGAGATCTGCCAACGCCTCGACGGTGTGCCGCTGGCCATCGAGTTGGCCGCCGCGCGAGTCATGGTTTTGAGCCCGCCGGAACTTCTTCGGCGCCTCGACCACCGATTCCAAGTACTGGCGGGCGGGCGGCGCGGAGCAGTCGAACGGCACGCCACCCTACGAGCGGCCATCGACTGGTCGTACGAACTGTTGAGCCCGTCCGAACAGCGCCTGCTTGCCCGCATGGCCGTGTTCACCGGCGGCTGCAGCTTGGAAGCCGTCGAAGAGGTCTGCGCCGGTGATCCGGTCAAGCGCGACGAAGTGATGGATGTGGTCACCAGTTTGGTGGCCCGTTCCCTCGTCGTTGCCGAGGACAGCTTCGCAGGCACGCGTTTCCGACTGCTGGAAACCATTCGCCAGTACAGCGAGGAGCGGCTGTCTGAATGGGGCGAGACCGCTCACCTTGTTGAGCGGCATGCGCAGTTCTATGCGGACCTCTCGGCCCGGGTCGCACAACACTTCTACGGGCCCGACCAACTGGTCTCCGCCAGACAAATGAAACTCGAACGCGACAACCTCCGGGCGGCACTGGCCAATGCCATCGACACGCGAAACACCGCCCTCGCTGTCCCGCTCGTGACGAATCTGCCCAACCGGACCAATACGGTCAGCCCCATCGGCGAGCTGATCCTCATCCCGGCGTCACGCGTACTCAAGATGCCTGGCGCCGCCGAACAACCCGGGTATCCGCGCGTCCTCGTGGCCGCAGCCTACGACGCCCACGCCGGAGGCGACTGGGACGACGTGGAAGACCTCTGCCGCCGGGCGTTGGAGGGCGGGCGAAACTGCCCCGCCGACAATCACGGGCCGAGAATCGAGGCCGACGTGTGCGCCGTGCAAGCCATGGCCCGGTTGTCTGCCGGCGCCTATGCCGATGCACTCGCGCTCTACATCCGGGCAGCGGAACTCGCCGGCGCCGACGGCTATCCCGGCCTGGCCGCCGTTTACCTGGCATACGGCGTCAGCAGCGCGGTGCTTTGGGGTGTCGGCCACGACGAAGCGGCGACACACGCCGAAAGGTCGGTGTCGTTGGCGCGGCGATCCGGGATGCCGGGGGCAATCATGATGGGGCTCAACGCATTAGCTCTCACTCTCGTCGACGACGACGCCGACCGTGCCAGAGAACTGCTGCGCGAAAGCATCGAGACCGGCGGCGCGCCTGGCGAAGAGGTGTCGACGGGGTTCGTCACCGCATGCCTGGTCGCCGGGCGACTTCGCGATTGGCGTCTGGCCCTCGCATTGAGCGGGCGGGCCATGACCCTGTGGCGCTGGAGTCCCGCCCTACTGCAAACCGCGCCATGCCTCGCGTTGTGCGCTCGTGCGCTCGTCGATGAACACCCCGAGGTTGCCGCGGTGCTGCAGGGCGCGGCATACGCGACGTTCCAGCGAATGGCCTCCGCGAAGGCGGGCAAGCAGCGACGAGAACAGCGGCAGACCGGACCGAACG
- a CDS encoding MerR family transcriptional regulator — MDAKSVGAVAALTGVSVRTLHHYDRIGLAVPSVRTAAGYRGYTDADVERLHMVLVYRSVGMPLDEIRVLLDDPDADLVEHLRRQHALLLEQADRLQHTIKAVEELMDAHRQGIQLTAAEQIEIFGTTAFGDEYAREAEERWGETAAWKQSQQRVSQFSKNDWIAVKAEVDALLDALAQAKRAGVQPGSAQANDLAARHRASIQRYYDCDAEMHRCLAEMYLADERFTRYYDDVEPGLAQFVHDIVVAIYA, encoded by the coding sequence ATGGACGCCAAATCCGTCGGTGCGGTAGCCGCCCTCACGGGCGTATCCGTGCGCACGCTGCACCACTACGACCGCATCGGTCTGGCGGTGCCGAGCGTGCGCACCGCGGCGGGCTACCGTGGCTACACCGACGCCGACGTCGAACGACTGCACATGGTGTTGGTGTACCGGTCCGTCGGGATGCCGCTCGACGAGATCCGCGTCCTGCTCGACGATCCGGATGCGGATCTGGTCGAGCACCTGCGACGGCAGCACGCGCTGCTGCTGGAACAGGCCGACCGGCTACAGCACACGATCAAGGCAGTGGAGGAACTGATGGACGCACACCGCCAAGGCATTCAGCTGACTGCCGCAGAGCAGATCGAGATCTTCGGCACGACGGCGTTCGGCGACGAGTATGCCCGCGAGGCGGAGGAACGCTGGGGCGAGACAGCCGCGTGGAAGCAGTCGCAGCAACGGGTTTCGCAGTTCAGCAAGAACGACTGGATCGCGGTCAAGGCCGAAGTCGACGCGCTGCTCGATGCCCTGGCGCAGGCCAAACGCGCAGGCGTGCAACCGGGGTCGGCGCAAGCCAACGACCTTGCCGCCCGTCACCGCGCGTCGATCCAGCGGTATTACGACTGTGATGCCGAGATGCACCGCTGCCTGGCCGAGATGTATCTCGCCGACGAACGCTTCACCCGGTACTACGACGACGTCGAGCCCGGGTTGGCGCAGTTCGTCCATGACATCGTGGTCGCCATATACGCTTGA